The Sulfurospirillum diekertiae genomic sequence TCATAGACGTTTTGTTCTGCAATCGTATCTTTCCCGAAGGTATATTTGATAACATCTTTATCACTAAAAATCAGTTCATATAACGTTTTGCTATCTTCTTGGTTTAATGTTCTTAGTCTTAATCTTTCTGTTTTCATGTGGATTCTTTGTATATTTTTTGAAAAAGTATTTTATAAAAAAACATCTTAACCTCTGAGCATAACCCCTAAGAAGATGGCGACAATTCCTAAGACAATATTGATAGGCAGTAAAATCGTAGGTAGCAGTCGCATGTGCTCTTTCGCATTTACAAAATTGCCTTGATCAAAACTTTTTTGTGCAAGGGTTCGTTTGATGTACATATACGTATAGTTAAGCGTCATCATCGTCCAAATCGCTTCTTTAAGATAGATCAACTCACCTGTATAGCCAGTCCCTTTGATGATGAGAAGCGCGCAAATAAGGCTTAGGGCAATAAAAGGCATTACAAGATGAAACAGTCTGCCGACAATGCGTAAGCTATTGCCAAGTCGTATTATAGGTTCCTCAATCGTTTGAATCACGGGATGTACGGCAAATTTAATCGCAATCATACCACCTACCCACACGACCGCCGAAAGAATGTGTAAAAAGATAATGATTGTTTTGTAGTGTTCGAAAAATGCCTGCATCTTTTCTCCTCTTTCATATTATATAGCGATTGATTATATCCAACCACTCAGCTTTGAACATTGACATTTTACATGTAAATATTTCGCTTTATATTGTTTATTTTTTTCAAGTGTATTTTTTCTACGGAACACTATATGCAAAAGTGTGTGGTGAAATATAAACTCACAAAGGAGAACAAAATGGCTGAACTCAGACAAATTGCTTTTTACGGCAAAGGCGGAATTGGTAAATCTACCACTTCACAAAATACATTAGCGGCAATGGCGCACTACTTCGGTAAGAAAATTCTTATCGTTGGATGTGATCCTAAGGCAGACTCTACACGACTTATCTTGCATGAAAAAGCACAATGTACCATTATGCAACTAGCAAGTGAGGCAGGTACTGTTGAAGACCTCGAACTTGAAGATGTATGTAAACCAGGTGCTGCTGAGTTTGATCCAGATAACACAGATATTACTGAAGGTTTTATCATGTGTGCAGAATCAGGTGGACCAGAGCCAGGAGTTGGTTGTGCAGGACGTGGTGTTATTACTGCGATTAACTTCCTTGAGGAAGAGGGCGCTTATGACCAAGATTTAGATTTCGTCTCTTACGACGTACTCGGTGACGTTGTTTGTGGTGGATTTGCAATGCCAATTCGTGAAGGTAAAGCACAAGAAATCTATATCGTTATGTCAGGTGAGATGATGGCGATGTATGCGGCTAACAACATTTCTAAAGGTATTTTGAAATACGCAAACACAGGTGGTGTTAGACTTGCTGGACTTATCTGTAATGCACGTATGACAGACCGTGAATACGATCTTGCAAAACATCTTGCAGAGCAAATCGGAACACACTTGATTCACTTTGTACCAAGAAGTAACCACGTACAACGTGCTGAGCTTCGTCGTATGACGGTTGTTGAGTTTGCTGATAAAACAGACCAAGCATTTGAGTACAAAGAACTAGCTCGCAAAATCATTGCTAATGATCTTAAAGTGATCCCTAAACCACTTGAGATGGATGATCTTGAAGCGTTATTGATGGAATTTGGTTTGGAAGAAGAAGTCGAAGCAGACGCTATCGGCAAAAAAGCAACAGCGTAATAACCGAAGAAAACTCTGCCAACATCGTTGGCAAGCTTTAGTGCCCCAGTGGCAAACGTAGTCAAAAGAGCTTTGCCCTTTTGATGTTATAAAAAAATAAAAAGAGGAGCATATTATGTTTATTTGCGGATACCACTTCCCAGCATCTATGGGAAATAAAATTAGTCATGAGCAAGTCGTAGAGAGAGTTACAGCAGAAGTTGGCGATCTTTCAGATGTCAGTTACGCAGTCCTTACCAGTGAAAACCGTGATGGTATCAAACAAGAAGACCTAAGAGTTGAAAAAGGTTCATTCCTTTTCACAGCATTGGCTGATTATTATAAAAAATCAGACATTGAAGGCGAATACAAAATGATTTTTTATACCAACAAGTACCAAATGAGTGAAGTTTCAAAAGCAGTCGATGGTGGTAAAACAGCAGACGTTTGTAAAAAACTTGACGATATGCTTCTCTACAGGGTCAAAGTCGCGTAAGCGTACTTTTTAAATAGAAAGGAAAATAGCATGACAACAGAAACATTGCTAAGCCAACAAGAAGCCGCAATTGCGGAAGTGCTTGCTGCTTACCCTGAAAAGGCGAAAAAAAGTAGAGAAAAACATCTTGGCGTTGATATGCCAGAGGGTGTTAAAGGTGCTTGTGATTCAACCAAGAGTAACAAACAAACCGTTCCAGGTGTTATGAGTCAACGTGGTTGTGCTTATGCTGGAAGTAAGGGTGTTGTTTGGGGTCCAGTGAAAGATATGATTCATATCTCTCATGGACCGGTTGGTTGTGGTCAATATAGCCGCGCAGGTAGAAGAAACTATTACATCGGAACAACAGGTGTTGATACCTATGTAACAATGA encodes the following:
- the nifH gene encoding nitrogenase iron protein, with amino-acid sequence MAELRQIAFYGKGGIGKSTTSQNTLAAMAHYFGKKILIVGCDPKADSTRLILHEKAQCTIMQLASEAGTVEDLELEDVCKPGAAEFDPDNTDITEGFIMCAESGGPEPGVGCAGRGVITAINFLEEEGAYDQDLDFVSYDVLGDVVCGGFAMPIREGKAQEIYIVMSGEMMAMYAANNISKGILKYANTGGVRLAGLICNARMTDREYDLAKHLAEQIGTHLIHFVPRSNHVQRAELRRMTVVEFADKTDQAFEYKELARKIIANDLKVIPKPLEMDDLEALLMEFGLEEEVEADAIGKKATA